In the genome of Mangifera indica cultivar Alphonso unplaced genomic scaffold, CATAS_Mindica_2.1 Un_0037, whole genome shotgun sequence, one region contains:
- the LOC123206441 gene encoding ribonuclease 3-like protein 1 isoform X3 → MEKRSYNPQKIKLDLKHVPPLDPSIITPSSKVKYEKHRPNSGVFAPRVVKAWPKEGAKVAEFDDASKLRQNLKVGGASFCSTKCIDPNSTKNNIHGKNIESSTGNEKRLSESKSEDAPVKVSAKSQLHEVCAAKNWKPPLFECFKEEGPDHFKLNPVVTALTAGLLLFAKLIALGCVNAVRFPRLCLI, encoded by the exons ATGGAAAAGAGAAGCTACAacccacaaaaaataaaactcgaTCTGAAACATGTTCCTCCTCTAGATCCTTCAATCATCACCCCATCATCCAAG GTTAAGTATGAGAAACACAGACCAAATTCAGGAGTTTTTGCGCCTCGAGTGGTAAAGGCTTGGCCTAAAGAGGGAGCGAAAGTTGCTGAATTTGACGATGCCTCAAAACTACGGCAAAATTTGAAGGTTGGAGGTGCAAGTTTTTGTTCTACAAAGTGCATAGACCCAAATAGCACTAAAAACAACATCCACGGAAAGAATATTGAAAGCAGTACTGGGAATGAAAAGCGGTTGAGTGAATCAAAAAGTGAAG ATGCTCCAGTTAAGGTCTCAGCGAAGTCACAATTGCATGAGGTCTGCGCTGCAAAAAATTGGAAGCCTCCTTTGTTCGAGTGCTTCAAAGAAGAGGGACCAGACCACTTTAAATT AAACCCTGTGGTTACTGCATTGACTGCAGGATTGCTACTTTTTGCGAAACTTATTGCTTTAGGTTGTGTGAATGCTGTAAGATTTCCCAGGCTGTGCCTAATATGA
- the LOC123206441 gene encoding ribonuclease 3-like protein 1 isoform X2: MEKRSYNPQKIKLDLKHVPPLDPSIITPSSKVKYEKHRPNSGVFAPRVVKAWPKEGAKVAEFDDASKLRQNLKVGGASFCSTKCIDPNSTKNNIHGKNIESSTGNEKRLSESKSEDAPVKVSAKSQLHEVCAAKNWKPPLFECFKEEGPDHFKLFTYKVTFVIESSKTFLESFSAPQPTKKTAAEHAAEGALWYLNHLGYFPIQK; this comes from the exons ATGGAAAAGAGAAGCTACAacccacaaaaaataaaactcgaTCTGAAACATGTTCCTCCTCTAGATCCTTCAATCATCACCCCATCATCCAAG GTTAAGTATGAGAAACACAGACCAAATTCAGGAGTTTTTGCGCCTCGAGTGGTAAAGGCTTGGCCTAAAGAGGGAGCGAAAGTTGCTGAATTTGACGATGCCTCAAAACTACGGCAAAATTTGAAGGTTGGAGGTGCAAGTTTTTGTTCTACAAAGTGCATAGACCCAAATAGCACTAAAAACAACATCCACGGAAAGAATATTGAAAGCAGTACTGGGAATGAAAAGCGGTTGAGTGAATCAAAAAGTGAAG ATGCTCCAGTTAAGGTCTCAGCGAAGTCACAATTGCATGAGGTCTGCGCTGCAAAAAATTGGAAGCCTCCTTTGTTCGAGTGCTTCAAAGAAGAGGGACCAGACCACTTTAAATT GTTCACCTACAAGGTGACTTTTGTTATAGAATCCTCGAAAACCTTTTTGGAGAGCTTCAGTGCTCCTCAGCCTACGAAAAAAACAGCAGCAGAGCATGCAGCTGAAGGGGCATTGTGGTACTTGAATCATTTGGGCTATTTTCCAATCCAGAAATGA
- the LOC123206441 gene encoding ribonuclease 3-like protein 1 isoform X1, which yields MEKRSYNPQKIKLDLKHVPPLDPSIITPSSKVKYEKHRPNSGVFAPRVVKAWPKEGAKVAEFDDASKLRQNLKVGGASFCSTKCIDPNSTKNNIHGKNIESSTGNEKRLSESKSEDAPVKVSAKSQLHEVCAAKNWKPPLFECFKEEGPDHFKLIATFCETYCFRLCECCKISQAVPNMKCCKQVHLQGDFCYRILENLFGELQCSSAYEKNSSRACS from the exons ATGGAAAAGAGAAGCTACAacccacaaaaaataaaactcgaTCTGAAACATGTTCCTCCTCTAGATCCTTCAATCATCACCCCATCATCCAAG GTTAAGTATGAGAAACACAGACCAAATTCAGGAGTTTTTGCGCCTCGAGTGGTAAAGGCTTGGCCTAAAGAGGGAGCGAAAGTTGCTGAATTTGACGATGCCTCAAAACTACGGCAAAATTTGAAGGTTGGAGGTGCAAGTTTTTGTTCTACAAAGTGCATAGACCCAAATAGCACTAAAAACAACATCCACGGAAAGAATATTGAAAGCAGTACTGGGAATGAAAAGCGGTTGAGTGAATCAAAAAGTGAAG ATGCTCCAGTTAAGGTCTCAGCGAAGTCACAATTGCATGAGGTCTGCGCTGCAAAAAATTGGAAGCCTCCTTTGTTCGAGTGCTTCAAAGAAGAGGGACCAGACCACTTTAAATT GATTGCTACTTTTTGCGAAACTTATTGCTTTAGGTTGTGTGAATGCTGTAAGATTTCCCAGGCTGTGCCTAATATGAAATGCTGTAAACAGGTTCACCTACAAGGTGACTTTTGTTATAGAATCCTCGAAAACCTTTTTGGAGAGCTTCAGTGCTCCTCAGCCTACGAAAAAAACAGCAGCAGAGCATGCAGCTGA